In the Elioraea tepida genome, one interval contains:
- a CDS encoding DndE family protein translates to MTAAASHRPSLDEIATAGFRATTETDEIARRIKDAIGAGANYVPARLAIGRSLALPDRPAPAKGEPGRTIKGENLFGTGADLATWVSLIIEHAGEAPPDLRAFQALVSAHWVRGMRLLAELYDASNGDAFEFKRSLAEAALPEGPAKPVDGTGPAPAAEGAPVALVIPVGEVAQDAASGETVTWALNAPGGSPHAAFMGAVGSGKTRTAAAMLRAIRARVPVPILAFDFKGDMSDTNNRLDQAFAATVIEPPRTPVPLDVLALSDRSRTGIALAAQRLRDSLATLRGSAFGPVQKGLFGDAAERALGAHAPCRLGDVLAALRAIYAD, encoded by the coding sequence ATGACCGCCGCCGCCAGTCACCGGCCCAGTCTCGACGAGATCGCAACGGCGGGCTTCCGCGCCACGACTGAGACCGACGAGATCGCCCGCCGGATCAAGGACGCGATCGGCGCGGGCGCGAACTACGTTCCCGCACGGCTTGCGATCGGCCGTTCCCTGGCTCTGCCGGACAGGCCCGCTCCTGCCAAGGGCGAGCCCGGCCGGACCATCAAGGGAGAGAACCTCTTCGGCACCGGTGCCGATCTCGCGACCTGGGTGTCGCTGATCATCGAACACGCTGGTGAGGCACCGCCCGATCTGCGCGCGTTCCAGGCTCTTGTCTCAGCCCATTGGGTGCGAGGGATGCGCCTCCTTGCGGAACTCTACGACGCCTCCAATGGCGATGCCTTCGAGTTCAAGCGCAGCCTCGCGGAGGCCGCCCTACCCGAGGGCCCGGCGAAGCCGGTGGACGGGACCGGCCCTGCGCCGGCCGCCGAGGGGGCACCGGTCGCGCTTGTGATCCCTGTGGGCGAGGTCGCGCAGGATGCGGCGAGCGGAGAAACGGTCACCTGGGCGCTCAACGCTCCCGGCGGCAGCCCTCATGCCGCGTTCATGGGCGCGGTCGGGTCGGGCAAGACGCGCACGGCAGCGGCCATGCTGCGGGCGATACGCGCGCGCGTGCCGGTGCCGATCCTCGCCTTCGACTTCAAGGGCGACATGTCGGATACCAACAACCGGCTCGATCAGGCTTTCGCCGCGACAGTGATCGAACCGCCGCGGACCCCGGTCCCGCTCGATGTGCTTGCGCTCTCAGATCGTTCTCGGACCGGGATAGCCCTCGCTGCGCAGCGTCTGCGCGACAGCCTCGCCACGCTCAGGGGCTCTGCCTTCGGCCCGGTGCAGAAGGGCCTCTTCGGCGACGCCGCGGAACGCGCCCTCGGCGCCCATGCGCCCTGCCGCCTTGGCGATGTGCTCGCCGCTTTGAGGGCCATCTACGCCGACTAG
- a CDS encoding type IV secretory system conjugative DNA transfer family protein, translating into MRPEAFFARSWIIRLTSDLPDLVKVSIVTLMTDALDRHLNSLADAAMDADGNRALRVLCVIDEAHRILGVKLPGLSGLIRLSRSKGGAVMLISQGPDDFDGVEDDFLNEMGLVVAFRTNADPKAVRRILGPGANLALLERGEAWVKLAGEPAARKVLAWR; encoded by the coding sequence TTGCGGCCGGAGGCCTTCTTCGCCCGGTCCTGGATCATCAGGCTGACTTCCGACCTGCCCGATCTCGTGAAGGTCTCCATCGTCACCCTGATGACCGATGCGCTCGACCGCCACCTCAACAGCCTCGCCGACGCGGCGATGGACGCTGACGGAAACCGTGCGCTTCGCGTCCTTTGTGTGATCGACGAGGCGCATCGCATCCTGGGCGTCAAACTGCCTGGGCTGTCGGGTCTGATCCGGCTCAGCCGGTCGAAGGGCGGGGCGGTCATGCTCATCTCACAGGGGCCGGATGACTTCGACGGCGTCGAGGACGACTTCTTGAACGAGATGGGGCTTGTCGTCGCGTTCAGGACCAACGCCGATCCGAAAGCGGTGCGTCGGATCCTGGGCCCTGGTGCCAATCTCGCGCTGCTCGAGCGAGGCGAGGCCTGGGTGAAGCTCGCGGGCGAGCCGGCTGCGCGGAAGGTGCTCGCTTGGCGCTGA
- a CDS encoding Bug family tripartite tricarboxylate transporter substrate binding protein — protein sequence MTHPTIGRRAALAGLAATPLVRPARAQAYPSRPVTLVVGFGAGGATDLGARLLANHGQRHLGQPIVVENRVGASGVVGTDFVRRARPDGYTMLMSRGAPATISPALEPRTTPYKWDDFTIIGLSDVNALCVCVKADAPYRTGADLIDAIRSRPGQLNYASSGPLSLIGLASKMFLWAAGLPVDAAVEIPFRSGAETMTAVISGQVDFASFNLSEAAPGLSAGTLRAILVTVPDPFPGVAGVQTAREAGLPVLENLVGWNALVGPLGLPEEVVAKWTGVLSALKDDPEWNAGHRRIGNIPRVLEREATTAFMREQYELYVRLGREAKLGAG from the coding sequence ATGACCCACCCGACCATCGGCCGCCGCGCAGCGCTTGCTGGCCTCGCCGCCACACCCCTTGTCCGGCCCGCGCGGGCCCAAGCCTATCCCTCGCGCCCCGTTACCCTCGTCGTCGGCTTCGGCGCCGGTGGGGCGACCGACCTCGGCGCGCGGCTCCTCGCCAACCACGGCCAGCGCCATCTCGGCCAGCCAATCGTGGTCGAGAACCGTGTCGGCGCCTCGGGCGTGGTCGGGACCGATTTCGTCCGCCGCGCCCGGCCCGACGGCTACACGATGCTGATGAGCCGCGGCGCCCCGGCGACCATCTCGCCCGCTCTCGAGCCGCGCACCACCCCTTACAAGTGGGACGACTTCACCATCATCGGGCTGTCCGACGTCAATGCTCTCTGCGTTTGCGTCAAGGCCGATGCGCCCTACCGCACCGGGGCCGACCTGATCGACGCCATCCGCTCCCGGCCCGGGCAGCTCAACTACGCCTCCTCCGGGCCCCTCTCGCTGATCGGGCTTGCTTCGAAGATGTTCCTCTGGGCGGCGGGGCTGCCGGTCGATGCCGCCGTCGAGATCCCGTTCCGGTCTGGGGCGGAGACCATGACGGCGGTGATCTCCGGCCAGGTCGACTTCGCCTCCTTCAACCTCAGCGAGGCCGCCCCCGGCCTCTCCGCCGGCACGCTGCGGGCGATCCTCGTCACGGTGCCTGACCCGTTCCCCGGTGTGGCCGGCGTGCAAACGGCACGAGAGGCGGGGCTGCCGGTGCTCGAGAACCTCGTCGGCTGGAACGCTCTCGTCGGCCCGCTGGGGCTGCCTGAGGAGGTGGTGGCGAAGTGGACCGGCGTGCTCAGCGCGCTTAAGGACGATCCGGAGTGGAACGCAGGGCATCGCCGGATCGGCAACATTCCGCGCGTGCTCGAGCGCGAGGCGACCACCGCTTTCATGCGCGAGCAGTACGAGCTCTACGTCCGGCTCGGGCGCGAGGCGAAGCTCGGCGCAGGCTGA
- the nth gene encoding endonuclease III — translation METAPRKPRARPARPTARRMPAADVRPFIEALARANPAPRTELHYGDTFQLLVAVVLSAQTTDAAVNKVTPALFAAAPTPEAMAALGEAGIAPLIRTIGLWQAKARNLAALARQLVERHGGVVPADRAALEALPGVGRKTANVVLNVAFGQPTMAVDTHIFRLGNRTGLAPGKTPRAVEEALIARVPPEYLRDAHHWLILHGRYVCKARRPECWRCVVAQWCRYGRKTPPPAEAPKAGDGPRPRGRAVLPRR, via the coding sequence ATGGAGACCGCTCCGAGGAAGCCGCGCGCGCGGCCCGCTCGCCCCACCGCGCGGCGCATGCCGGCTGCGGACGTTCGCCCGTTCATCGAGGCGCTCGCCCGCGCCAACCCGGCACCGCGAACCGAACTCCACTACGGCGATACGTTCCAGCTTCTTGTCGCGGTGGTGCTTTCGGCGCAGACGACCGACGCCGCCGTCAACAAGGTCACCCCCGCCCTGTTCGCCGCCGCCCCCACACCCGAAGCCATGGCCGCGCTCGGCGAGGCGGGGATCGCGCCGCTGATCCGCACGATCGGGCTGTGGCAGGCGAAGGCGCGCAACCTCGCCGCCCTCGCCCGCCAGCTCGTCGAGCGCCATGGCGGCGTGGTACCGGCCGACCGGGCCGCCCTCGAGGCCCTGCCGGGGGTCGGGCGGAAGACGGCGAACGTGGTGCTGAACGTCGCCTTCGGCCAGCCGACCATGGCGGTGGACACGCATATCTTCCGTCTCGGCAACCGCACCGGACTCGCTCCCGGAAAGACGCCGCGTGCGGTGGAGGAGGCCCTCATCGCGCGGGTGCCGCCCGAATATCTGCGCGATGCGCATCACTGGCTGATCCTGCACGGGCGCTACGTGTGCAAGGCGCGCCGGCCCGAGTGCTGGCGCTGCGTGGTGGCGCAGTGGTGCAGATATGGAAGGAAGACGCCTCCGCCGGCAGAAGCGCCGAAGGCCGGGGACGGTCCGCGCCCACGCGGGCGAGCGGTCCTACCCCGACGCTGA
- a CDS encoding DUF2244 domain-containing protein, which yields MSEHDEGAAPLFHAVLTAGRSLGARGLAWAAGALAAAAAASMVAFLLVGAWPVAGFVGAELGAAVLLLLAHHRAGRAREELTLDGTGLTVARIDWAGHRLEERLPAAWLRVAVRPAEGSRPGHIELATHGRRVAVGAFLTPGEQAELAEALERALALWRAPALEPGLSPGSRSAPAT from the coding sequence ATGTCCGAGCATGATGAGGGCGCGGCACCGTTGTTCCATGCGGTTCTGACGGCGGGGCGGAGCCTCGGTGCGCGCGGTCTTGCCTGGGCGGCGGGAGCGCTGGCGGCGGCCGCAGCGGCGAGCATGGTGGCGTTCCTGCTTGTCGGCGCCTGGCCGGTCGCGGGCTTCGTCGGCGCCGAGCTCGGGGCGGCGGTGCTTCTTCTGCTCGCCCACCATCGTGCGGGCCGGGCGCGCGAGGAGCTCACGCTCGACGGGACGGGGCTGACCGTGGCGCGGATCGACTGGGCCGGGCACCGGCTCGAGGAGCGTCTTCCGGCCGCGTGGCTTCGCGTCGCCGTTCGGCCTGCCGAGGGGTCGCGCCCCGGCCATATCGAGCTCGCCACCCATGGGCGCCGGGTTGCCGTCGGCGCCTTCCTGACGCCTGGAGAGCAGGCCGAGCTCGCCGAGGCGCTCGAGCGGGCGCTGGCGCTGTGGCGCGCGCCGGCGCTCGAGCCAGGCCTCAGCCCGGGGAGTCGATCGGCGCCAGCGACTTGA
- a CDS encoding helix-turn-helix domain-containing protein — translation MADEQTEKAERESRPSPIDVHVGSRIRLRRTLLGMSQERLGEALGLTFQQVQKYERGVNRVGASRLFDLARVLDVPISFFFDDMPEPLAREYGSGAVRRAVGFAEPQEGFDDDTLHRRETLELVRAYYRITDPAVRKRVFDLIKSLAPIDSPG, via the coding sequence ATGGCGGACGAGCAAACCGAGAAGGCCGAGCGCGAGAGCCGGCCGAGCCCGATCGATGTCCATGTCGGCAGCCGGATCCGGCTGCGCCGCACCCTGCTCGGCATGAGCCAGGAACGGCTCGGCGAGGCGCTCGGGCTCACTTTTCAGCAGGTGCAGAAATACGAGCGTGGGGTGAACCGGGTCGGCGCCTCGCGCCTGTTCGACCTCGCCCGCGTGCTGGATGTGCCGATCAGCTTCTTCTTCGACGACATGCCCGAGCCGCTCGCGCGCGAGTATGGCAGCGGCGCGGTGCGGCGCGCCGTCGGCTTCGCCGAGCCGCAGGAAGGGTTCGACGACGACACGCTGCACCGGCGCGAGACGCTCGAACTCGTGCGCGCCTACTACCGAATCACCGACCCGGCGGTGCGCAAGCGCGTCTTCGATCTGATCAAGTCGCTGGCGCCGATCGACTCCCCGGGCTGA
- the lnt gene encoding apolipoprotein N-acyltransferase, giving the protein MINRLAARIDAHLRSRQGWRAGATAFGLGALGAAAFAPLHLLPALLLSFPGLLILAGSRRTLAGAFWTAWAWGWGHFIAGLWWISNALVMESERAIVAMLVPIAVPAIAALLALFAALPTVVALRLFPDGWSRVLGFAGLWTLGEMARGVVLTGFPWNLVGSAWAFGALPVQGAAWIGAWGLSLATVLIACLPLVWSRRAAALGGAILLGGLAVGLARLWPEEPPVQPVAIRIVQGNIAQGHKWRDDLKLAHFRHYLGLTAGVPLPREQEGEGQVVVVWPETASPYLLATDERAREAAARALPPGAVLIAGTPRLERLPDGAAPPVRIWNSLVALDGEARVIGLYDKHHLVPFGEYVPLRRLLPLETIVPGNLDFSAGPGPRTLTLEGAAVPPFSPLICYEVIFPGRVTAPGERPSWLLNLTNDAWFGLSSGPYQHLAAARLRAVEEGLPLVRAANTGISAVFDARGRTVGALGLGQTGVLAAPLPGARAPTPFARGGGWIPFGLALGAVVASVVLRIRLQVLGGSI; this is encoded by the coding sequence ATGATCAATCGCCTCGCCGCACGCATCGATGCGCATCTCCGCTCGCGCCAGGGCTGGCGCGCGGGCGCGACCGCCTTCGGCCTCGGCGCTCTGGGTGCTGCCGCCTTCGCGCCGCTGCACCTTCTGCCCGCGCTGCTGCTCTCTTTCCCCGGGCTTCTGATCCTCGCCGGCAGCCGGCGCACGCTTGCGGGCGCGTTCTGGACAGCCTGGGCCTGGGGCTGGGGACACTTCATCGCCGGGCTGTGGTGGATCTCGAACGCGCTCGTGATGGAGAGCGAGCGGGCGATCGTCGCCATGCTCGTGCCGATCGCGGTACCTGCGATCGCCGCCCTTCTCGCGCTGTTCGCCGCCCTCCCCACGGTGGTCGCGCTTCGCCTCTTCCCTGACGGCTGGTCGCGCGTGCTCGGCTTCGCCGGGCTCTGGACGCTCGGCGAGATGGCGCGCGGGGTGGTGCTGACCGGGTTTCCCTGGAACCTCGTGGGCTCGGCCTGGGCCTTCGGGGCGCTGCCGGTGCAGGGGGCGGCCTGGATCGGCGCCTGGGGCTTGAGCCTCGCGACCGTTCTGATCGCCTGCCTGCCGCTCGTGTGGTCGCGGCGCGCCGCGGCTTTGGGAGGCGCGATCCTGCTCGGCGGCCTCGCCGTCGGGCTTGCGCGCCTGTGGCCGGAGGAGCCGCCGGTGCAGCCGGTGGCGATCCGGATCGTGCAGGGCAACATCGCCCAGGGGCACAAGTGGCGCGACGACCTCAAGCTTGCGCATTTCCGCCACTACCTCGGCCTCACCGCCGGTGTTCCGCTGCCGCGGGAGCAGGAGGGAGAAGGGCAGGTGGTCGTGGTCTGGCCCGAGACCGCTTCGCCCTACCTTCTCGCCACCGACGAGCGGGCACGCGAAGCGGCCGCCCGGGCGCTCCCCCCTGGCGCGGTCCTGATCGCGGGAACGCCGCGTCTTGAGCGTCTGCCGGACGGCGCGGCGCCGCCGGTCAGGATTTGGAACAGCCTGGTCGCGCTCGACGGAGAGGCGCGGGTGATCGGCCTCTACGACAAGCATCACCTGGTGCCGTTCGGGGAATACGTGCCGTTGCGGCGGCTTCTGCCGCTCGAGACCATCGTTCCGGGCAATCTCGACTTCTCCGCAGGTCCCGGGCCGCGCACGCTCACGCTCGAGGGAGCGGCTGTGCCGCCCTTCTCACCGCTGATCTGCTACGAGGTGATCTTTCCTGGCCGGGTGACCGCTCCTGGCGAGCGCCCCTCGTGGCTGCTCAATCTGACCAACGACGCCTGGTTCGGCCTCTCCTCCGGCCCCTATCAGCACCTTGCGGCGGCGCGTCTGCGCGCTGTGGAGGAAGGGCTGCCGCTCGTTCGGGCCGCGAACACCGGGATCTCCGCGGTGTTCGACGCGCGCGGGCGAACGGTCGGCGCTCTCGGGCTCGGGCAGACCGGGGTGCTCGCCGCCCCCTTGCCGGGCGCGCGCGCGCCCACGCCGTTTGCGCGGGGCGGTGGATGGATCCCGTTCGGGCTGGCGCTTGGAGCGGTAGTGGCTAGCGTCGTTCTTCGCATACGGTTGCAGGTTCTTGGAGGGAGCATTTAA
- a CDS encoding bifunctional diguanylate cyclase/phosphodiesterase, giving the protein MNDAVRRDHQGPLATPSAELFLEIAGVGGWELELEGGRARSIRWSRLTKAIHEVGEDFVPTLETALAFYPPEARAVLEPAIAAAIDTGAPWDLELPFVTARGRPIWVRARGRVVERNGACVRLAGTFEDITARRQKALEHERLALVVSQMTNAAILTDAEGRTVWVNDAFVSLTGYTLEDLAGRKPGEVLQGPRTDRAEVARIAAALRAAERVEAELLNYRRDGTPYWIGMTITPVRDASGALTGFIAIETDVTARRAAEAEAAAEMNCRREAEALLRDVLDAIPSGVIAYDREDRFLLANRAYAALYPELVPHLVRGRALTEILWAGVEAGLYVRELPADAPAEEKRAWVERRAADIRSARRSRVFQTVDGRWLQGREGRSPSGNLVCVRTDITRLKRAEEEITLRAETDPLTGLANRTVLFTRLAHEFETRRARDRGGLLVTFDLDHFKDINDSLGHQAGDTLLRKLGRRLRAAVRAEDTAARLGGDEFALILPGLVSLAEAERFLARLVARLSRAMTVSGHKIAPALSLGCAFYPGDAGSPEELYRAADAALYEAKRQGRGRWTFFDRALEAETRRRRTLSEALRRALEEERIEIALQPQVRLADGEHVGFEALVRWSRDGVPVPPSEFVPIAEETGLIVLLGSRVLRAALAAIGAMLARGLEPGRLAVNVSSPQLTDPGFVRMVERLCREARVSPARLEIEVTETVLLDRSAARIAEVLAELRALGATIALDDFGTGYASLAHLQRFPVQRLKIDKSFIAAIDRDGREAKIAATVIGLARGLGMEAVAEGVETARQRDWLAAQGCAIGQGYFFAPPLSVEAAAEALARRWTHEPRAAVVPLPRLRRRAAAHRAAGTV; this is encoded by the coding sequence ATGAACGACGCTGTGCGGCGCGATCATCAAGGCCCACTCGCCACCCCTTCAGCCGAGCTGTTCCTCGAGATCGCCGGCGTGGGCGGCTGGGAGCTCGAGCTCGAAGGCGGCCGCGCGCGATCCATCCGTTGGAGCAGACTCACCAAGGCCATCCACGAGGTCGGGGAGGACTTCGTCCCAACGCTCGAGACAGCGCTCGCCTTCTACCCGCCCGAGGCGCGGGCGGTGCTCGAGCCCGCGATCGCCGCCGCCATCGACACGGGGGCGCCGTGGGACCTCGAGCTTCCCTTCGTCACCGCGCGCGGCAGGCCGATCTGGGTGCGCGCGCGCGGCCGCGTGGTCGAGCGAAACGGCGCCTGCGTGCGTCTCGCTGGAACCTTCGAGGACATCACCGCACGCCGGCAGAAGGCGCTCGAGCACGAGCGCCTCGCCCTGGTCGTCAGCCAGATGACCAACGCCGCGATCCTGACCGACGCCGAGGGCAGGACCGTCTGGGTGAACGACGCCTTCGTCTCGCTCACCGGCTACACGCTCGAGGACCTTGCCGGGCGAAAGCCGGGAGAGGTGCTGCAGGGGCCGCGGACGGACCGAGCCGAGGTCGCGCGCATTGCCGCGGCGCTGCGCGCAGCCGAGCGAGTCGAGGCCGAGCTCCTGAACTACCGCCGCGACGGCACGCCCTACTGGATCGGCATGACCATCACCCCGGTCCGCGACGCCTCCGGAGCGCTCACCGGCTTCATCGCGATCGAGACCGACGTCACCGCGCGGCGCGCAGCCGAAGCCGAGGCGGCGGCGGAGATGAACTGCCGCCGCGAGGCCGAGGCGCTGTTGCGCGACGTGCTCGACGCCATCCCCTCCGGCGTCATCGCCTATGATCGGGAGGACCGTTTCCTGCTCGCCAACCGCGCCTATGCCGCCCTCTACCCCGAGCTCGTGCCGCATCTCGTGCGCGGCAGGGCGCTGACGGAGATCCTCTGGGCGGGGGTCGAGGCGGGGCTCTATGTGCGCGAGCTCCCCGCCGACGCGCCCGCCGAGGAGAAACGCGCCTGGGTCGAGCGGCGGGCTGCCGACATCCGAAGCGCGCGGCGAAGCCGCGTATTCCAGACCGTCGATGGTCGCTGGCTGCAGGGGCGGGAGGGGCGCTCGCCCTCCGGCAACCTCGTCTGCGTGCGCACCGACATCACCCGCCTCAAGCGCGCCGAGGAGGAGATCACGCTGCGCGCGGAGACCGACCCGCTCACCGGGCTCGCCAATCGCACGGTCCTGTTCACCCGGCTTGCACACGAGTTCGAGACACGACGGGCGCGTGACCGGGGCGGCCTGCTCGTCACCTTCGACCTCGACCACTTCAAGGATATCAACGACTCGCTCGGGCATCAGGCAGGCGATACGCTCCTGCGCAAGCTCGGGCGGCGGCTTCGGGCCGCGGTGCGGGCGGAGGACACGGCGGCGCGCTTGGGCGGCGACGAGTTCGCCCTGATCCTTCCCGGGCTTGTGTCCCTTGCGGAGGCGGAGCGGTTCCTCGCCCGGCTGGTGGCGCGGCTCTCCCGTGCGATGACCGTTTCCGGGCACAAGATCGCGCCCGCGCTCTCGCTCGGCTGCGCCTTCTATCCGGGCGATGCCGGCTCGCCCGAGGAGCTCTACCGCGCCGCCGATGCCGCCCTCTACGAGGCCAAACGCCAGGGCCGCGGGCGCTGGACCTTCTTCGATCGCGCGCTCGAGGCGGAGACGCGGCGTCGCAGGACGCTCAGCGAAGCCCTGCGCAGAGCTCTCGAGGAGGAGCGGATCGAGATCGCGCTGCAGCCGCAGGTTCGGCTCGCCGACGGGGAGCATGTCGGCTTCGAGGCGCTCGTGCGCTGGAGCCGCGACGGGGTGCCGGTGCCGCCCTCGGAGTTCGTCCCGATCGCCGAGGAGACGGGGCTGATCGTTCTGCTCGGCTCGAGGGTGCTGCGGGCGGCGCTCGCGGCGATCGGAGCCATGCTCGCCCGCGGCCTCGAGCCGGGACGGCTCGCGGTGAACGTCTCGTCGCCTCAGCTCACCGACCCGGGTTTCGTGAGAATGGTGGAGCGGCTCTGCCGCGAGGCGCGGGTGAGCCCCGCGCGGCTCGAGATCGAGGTGACGGAGACCGTCCTGCTCGACCGTTCCGCTGCCCGGATCGCCGAGGTTCTCGCCGAGCTCCGCGCGCTCGGGGCCACGATCGCGCTCGACGATTTCGGCACCGGCTACGCCTCGCTCGCGCATCTGCAACGCTTCCCGGTGCAGCGTCTGAAGATCGACAAGAGCTTCATCGCCGCGATCGACCGCGACGGGCGGGAGGCGAAGATCGCTGCGACCGTGATCGGGCTCGCGCGCGGCCTCGGCATGGAGGCGGTGGCCGAGGGTGTGGAGACGGCGCGGCAGCGGGACTGGCTCGCGGCGCAGGGCTGCGCGATCGGCCAGGGCTATTTCTTCGCGCCGCCGCTTTCGGTCGAGGCGGCGGCTGAGGCGCTCGCGCGCCGCTGGACCCACGAGCCGCGCGCCGCCGTGGTGCCGCTGCCGCGCCTTCGCCGTCGCGCCGCGGCCCACCGCGCCGCCGGAACGGTCTGA